In Lytechinus variegatus isolate NC3 chromosome 12, Lvar_3.0, whole genome shotgun sequence, a single window of DNA contains:
- the LOC121425065 gene encoding NAD-dependent protein deacylase sirtuin-5A, mitochondrial-like isoform X1, whose translation MWLLTRGGISVLAHSRRASFSGSRIPRPRAVSGALRDLLNPLQEIKSFKMAATGEQRWNSDSAALREEISKAKHIVFMTGAGASAESGVPTFRGAGGFWRKWQAQQLATPEAFQDNPSLVWEFYHYRREVMITKHPNKGHIAIADFEKRLSKQGRRVVVITQNIDELHRQAGSTNLIEMHGSLFKTRCLKCQHVEENRNSPIVPALANRGEPDVDADSSRIPEDQLPRCSQPGCDSIVRPHVVWFGESLGMDNLLAIEQELDTCDLFMVVGTSSVVYPAAMYAPMMAQRNVTVAEFNLEETPSTCISKYHFHGPSGTFLPEILARHPSEPAE comes from the exons ATGTGGTTATTAACAAGAGGAGGAATATCAGTTTTAGCACACTCGAGAAGGGCATCATTTTCCGGAAGTCGTATTCCTCGGCCTCGTGCGGTCTCTGGAGCCTTGAGAGATTTACTAAATCCGCTGCAAGAAATAAAAAGCTTCAAGATGGCTGCAACAGGGGAACAAAGATGGAACTCGGATAGTGCAGCTCTTCGCGAAGAAATCTCAAAGGCAAAACACATCGTGTTTATGACCGGTGCTGGAGCTAGTGCCGAGAGTGGAGTACCAACGTTCCGTGGAGCGGGAGGGTTTTGGCGGAAGTGGCAAGCGCAG caaCTTGCCACTCCAGAAGCATTTCAGGATAACCCTTCTCTGGTTTGGGAGTTCTACCATTACAGACGGGAAGTGATGATTACCAAACATCCAAACAAGGGCCACATT GCTATTGCAGATTTTGAGAAACGTCTAAGTAAGCAGGGTCGAAGAGTAGTAGTCATCACCCAAAATATAGATGAACTTCATCGACAAGCTGGTTCAACCAATCTTATAGAGATGCATg GATCTCTCTTTAAAACTCGCTGTCTGAAGTGCCAGCATGTTGAAGAGAATAGGAACAGTCCCATTGTCCCTGCCTTGGCTAATAGAGG TGAGCCTGATGTTGATGCAGATTCATCTCGCATACCCGAGGATCAGTTACCAAG ATGCTCTCAGCCAGGCTGTGATTCTATAGTGCGCCCTCATGTGGTGTGGTTTGGTGAATCATTAGGTATGGATAATTTGTTGGCAATTGAACAGGAACTGGACACCTGTGACCTGTTCATGGTG GTTGGCACATCATCAGTGGTATACCCAGCTGCGATGTATGCCCCAATGATGGCTCAGAGAAACGTTACTGTGGCTGAATTTAATCTGGAAGAGACCCCTTCTACATGCATCTCCAA GTACCATTTCCATGGGCCGTCTGGAACTTTCCTGCCAGAGATCCTTGCCAGACATCCCAGTGAACCAG
- the LOC121425065 gene encoding NAD-dependent protein deacylase sirtuin-5, mitochondrial-like isoform X2, which produces MITKHPNKGHIAIADFEKRLSKQGRRVVVITQNIDELHRQAGSTNLIEMHGSLFKTRCLKCQHVEENRNSPIVPALANRGEPDVDADSSRIPEDQLPRCSQPGCDSIVRPHVVWFGESLGMDNLLAIEQELDTCDLFMVVGTSSVVYPAAMYAPMMAQRNVTVAEFNLEETPSTCISKYHFHGPSGTFLPEILARHPSEPAE; this is translated from the exons ATGATTACCAAACATCCAAACAAGGGCCACATT GCTATTGCAGATTTTGAGAAACGTCTAAGTAAGCAGGGTCGAAGAGTAGTAGTCATCACCCAAAATATAGATGAACTTCATCGACAAGCTGGTTCAACCAATCTTATAGAGATGCATg GATCTCTCTTTAAAACTCGCTGTCTGAAGTGCCAGCATGTTGAAGAGAATAGGAACAGTCCCATTGTCCCTGCCTTGGCTAATAGAGG TGAGCCTGATGTTGATGCAGATTCATCTCGCATACCCGAGGATCAGTTACCAAG ATGCTCTCAGCCAGGCTGTGATTCTATAGTGCGCCCTCATGTGGTGTGGTTTGGTGAATCATTAGGTATGGATAATTTGTTGGCAATTGAACAGGAACTGGACACCTGTGACCTGTTCATGGTG GTTGGCACATCATCAGTGGTATACCCAGCTGCGATGTATGCCCCAATGATGGCTCAGAGAAACGTTACTGTGGCTGAATTTAATCTGGAAGAGACCCCTTCTACATGCATCTCCAA GTACCATTTCCATGGGCCGTCTGGAACTTTCCTGCCAGAGATCCTTGCCAGACATCCCAGTGAACCAG